The stretch of DNA GTCCGGCAGCGCCAGGACCGGGATGAAAACGAGGGCGGCGAGGATCTGGCCCCCCTGGGTGCCGGTCAGGGTCCAGGACGTGAAGAAGGAGCGGCGGTTGTCCGGGGCATGCTCGAGCGTCATCGAGGAGGCACCGGCCTGTTCACCTGCTGCGGACAGGCCCTGGCAGAGCCGGGCCAGCACCAGCAGGATGGGAGCCCACCAGCCGACCGTCTTGAAGTCGGGGAGGCAGCCGATGATGAAGGTGGAGGCCCCCATCAGCAGAAGCGTGAACATGAGGACCTTCCGGCGGCCCACCCGGTCCCCGAAGTGGCCGAGGATGACCGCGCCTACCGGCCGGGCGACGTAGGCGAAGCCGAATGTCGCGAAGGACATGATCGCGGCGTTGGTGTCCGCGTCCGGGAAGAAAACCTTGGGGAAGATCAGCGCCGCCGCGGAACCGAAGATGAAGAAGTCGTAGTACTCGACGGCGCTGCCCAGGAAGCTGGCTAGGGCCGCCTTCTTCGGCGTCCCGCCCGTGGCGGTACCCGGCGTCGTGGACGGGAGTGTCTGGCTCATGGTGTTCCTTTGTGTGACGACATTGTCGCGGATGGATCAGGAAGGTCCCAGCCGATGGCTCCAGTGTGCCGCAGCCGAAGGTTCGTGGAAAAGACCGGGATTCGTAGCCACATGGTGGGAGCTACTTGTGCGATGTAGCAATCATGACTGTGAGCGCAGTCACTTGTCAACAAAAATAATCACCATCTAGAAACAGCTCTCACGATGTGAGAGCATTAGGCATGAGTGTGAATCAAGACACAGCCGTCCCAGTAGCCCCCCCAACCTCTTCCGCCGCCGTCAAAGGTGCAAAGGCCGGGAAGGATGACGCCCGGACGGACATGGTGGGCAAGGCCCTCGGCCTGCTGGTCCTGCTCGGCGATGAGCCTCGCGGTGCGAGTGCGGCCGACCTCTCCCGCCGGGCGGAGCTGCCGTTCAGCACCACCTACCGGCTCCTGGGATCCCTGACCCGCGACGGGTTCGTGGACTATGAGCCGGACGGCCGCCGCTACCACCTCGGCCTGCGCGTTTTCCAGCTTGGCCAGCGCGTGTCCAACCACCATGGCTTCGCCGGCACGGCCCTGCCCATTCTGCGGCGCGTCACCGAAGAGACGGGGGAGGCCACCATCTTGTCGGTGCGCGACGGGGTGCACCACCTCACGGTCAACAAGGTCGACGGCCCGCAGACTTTCCGCGTCACGAGCGATCCGGGACATCTCGGGGCGCTGCACACGACGTCGGTAGGCAAGGCGCTGGTGGCCTTCGCCGACGACGCCAGCCGCACCGAGCTTCTGGAGAGTCTCGAGCTGGAACCGCTGACGCAGTTCTCCATCACGGACCGCGAGGCCTTCCGTGCCGAGATCGACCTCGTCCGCCGCCGCGGCTTCGCCACGATGGACGAGGAAAACGAGCTCGGCATGCGTGCCGTCGCCGTCCCGGTCTTCAATGCCCAGGGACAGGCCTTCGCCTCCCTGGCCACCGCCGTGCCGGTGTTCCGCATGAGCATGGATGCGCTCGAGGCCTTGGTGCCGCTGCTGCAGTCCGCTGCGGCGGAGCTCGCAGCGCGGCTTCCGCAGCAGTAGGTCCTAGGCGATCCGCAGAAATGTTCGCTAGGAGAACAAGAGTGCGACATATGAACGAGTGCGATAAGGTAATCCCCATCACCCGGCCCGCCGGGAGCGCCATAGGCGCCTCCGCCTGCCGAGTGCCGTTGTCAAAGGAGCTACACGGATGAGCAGTCGAGCAGAGTCCTTCCTCGTAGGACTGGTGGGTGATGGCGTAATGCCGTCGCTCACTCCTTACATGCATGAACGCGAAGGCGATGTGCAGGGCCTCCGGTACCTCTACCGGCCGATCGACCTGCTGGAGCTCGAGCTCCCCGGCGAGGCCGTGGGTGGGCTCCTTGCCGGCGCGCGGCAACTTGGATTCAACGGGCTGAACATCACCCACCCGTGCAAGCAGCTGGTCCTGGAGCATCTGGACGAGGTGACTCCCGACGCCCGGCGCCTCGGCGCGGTGAACACGGTGACCATCAGGGAGGGCCGCTTCGTCGGCCACAACACCGACTTTTCCGGGTTCGCTGCGGCACTGGCCTCCGGCCTTCCCGCCGCGAAGCTGGACCGCGTGGTCCAGCTGGGGGCCGGCGGCGCCGGATCCGCGGTCGCCTATGCCCTGCTGACTGCCGGGGTCCGCGAACTCGTGCTGGTGGACACTGACGCCGGGCGCTGCACGGCCCGCGCCGCGCAGCTGGCCGCGCTCTTCCCGGACCAGTCGGTCACTGCCGGGACGACGGCGGGGCTGCCGCGGCTGATGCCGCAGGCCGACGGCCTGGTGCACTGCACACCCGTGGGCATGGCCGCCCACCCCGGTGTTCCGCTGGACATGTCCCTCCTGGAGCCGCCGCACTGGGTGGCCGACATCGTCTACCGCCCCATCGAGACCGAACTGGTCCGGGGCGCAAGGGCGAAGGGCTGCGAGGTGCTTGACGGCGGACGCATGGCCGTGGGCCAGGCCGCCGACGCCTTCCGCATC from Arthrobacter sp. B3I9 encodes:
- a CDS encoding IclR family transcriptional regulator produces the protein MSVNQDTAVPVAPPTSSAAVKGAKAGKDDARTDMVGKALGLLVLLGDEPRGASAADLSRRAELPFSTTYRLLGSLTRDGFVDYEPDGRRYHLGLRVFQLGQRVSNHHGFAGTALPILRRVTEETGEATILSVRDGVHHLTVNKVDGPQTFRVTSDPGHLGALHTTSVGKALVAFADDASRTELLESLELEPLTQFSITDREAFRAEIDLVRRRGFATMDEENELGMRAVAVPVFNAQGQAFASLATAVPVFRMSMDALEALVPLLQSAAAELAARLPQQ
- a CDS encoding shikimate dehydrogenase codes for the protein MSSRAESFLVGLVGDGVMPSLTPYMHEREGDVQGLRYLYRPIDLLELELPGEAVGGLLAGARQLGFNGLNITHPCKQLVLEHLDEVTPDARRLGAVNTVTIREGRFVGHNTDFSGFAAALASGLPAAKLDRVVQLGAGGAGSAVAYALLTAGVRELVLVDTDAGRCTARAAQLAALFPDQSVTAGTTAGLPRLMPQADGLVHCTPVGMAAHPGVPLDMSLLEPPHWVADIVYRPIETELVRGARAKGCEVLDGGRMAVGQAADAFRIFTGLEPDADRMRAHFLELVAAEEVAA